From Schistocerca gregaria isolate iqSchGreg1 unplaced genomic scaffold, iqSchGreg1.2 ptg000973l, whole genome shotgun sequence, a single genomic window includes:
- the LOC126326127 gene encoding uncharacterized protein LOC126326127, with translation MTASSAEKTGRILPETDDEGASAAELEIKNVENASLYTIEDVKFLLKKNITYQIGRDLAANRTDAINLNHVSVHPKHAEISVELRESYDGHLISYVESGVYLSRSEKAKGVPLDLGITHKIRSGDYITFGQIKCLFIRSAPKSADTLKIEDHGPLPRLLVSFPERTVRPHPSGHPLSFDGPFSKSMSTPHSSICQLRTVNSDPTHNVKRCANPGSHTASKSSTPTCTQLLQDIHKIFNSKISDAPVCEGSTPKRRAFSSVLLDFSFSNSSRQSPFFDQDLLLCDEQDYSRSVIDERSVLSETVHSNSHDEDNQVNSSCSPIDIVLSAKWFLFPSKAVPALRLTLFSPPHNFSNKKYLPAMDVRVYRRQHRSSHPDNRSTHRRNKR, from the exons ATGACCGCATCCTCCGCTGAAAAAACAGGCAGAATTCTTCCGGAGACTGACGACGAAGGCGCTTCC GCTGCTGAACTGGAGATCAAAAACGTCGAAAACGCAAGTCTATACACAATAGAAGATGTCAAGTTCCTGCTGAAAAAAAACATAACTTATCAGATCGGCCGTGATTTGGCGGCCAATCGAACCGACGCGATCAATTTAAACCACGTTTCAGTGCATCCTAAACACGCTGAAATTTCAGTGGAACTTCGAGAATCCTACGACGGACACCTGATCAGCTATGTCGAGTCAGGCGTTTACCTCTCCCGATCAGAGAAGGCGAAGGGAGTTCCTTTGGATCTGGGGATCACTCATAAAATTCGCAGCGGGGATTATATTACTTTTGGCCAAATCAAATGTTTGTTTATACGTTCTGCGCCAAAATCGGCCGACACTTTGAAAATTGAAGACCACGGACCTCTACCGCGTCTGTTGGTCTCCTTCCCGGAACGGACCGTGCGCCCACACCCATCTGGGCATCCTCTGTCCTTTGATGGACCTTTCTCTAAATCTATGTCTACACCCCATTCTTCAATTTGCCAACTACGAACGGTCAATTCCGATCCCACACATAACGTCAAACGCTGCGCCAACCCCGGATCTCACACTGCCTCCAAGTCTTCCACACCGACTTGTACACAGTTGCTTCAAGACATTCACAAAATCTTCAATTCAAAAATTTCAGACGCGCCCGTTTGCGAGGGAAGTACTCCGAAACGTCGCGCCTTTTCATCTGTCCTTCTAGATTTTTCTTTTAGCAACTCTTCGCGTCAGTCACCTTTCTTTGATCAAGATCTTCTCTTGTGCGACGAGCAGGACTACTCGCGAAGCGTCATCGACGAGAGATCGGTTCTCTCCGAAACAGTTCACTCTAACAGCCATGATGAAGACAACCAAGTCAACAGCTCCTGCAGCCCTATCGATATTGTACTGTCTGCCAAATGGTTTTTGTTTCCTTCGAAAGCAGTTCCAGCCCTCCGCCTAACCCTTTTTTCCCCCCCGCACAACTTTTCAAACAAAAAATACCTGCCAGCCATGGACGTACGCGTCTACCGACGACAGCACCGAAGTAGCCACCCAGATAATCGATCCACCCATCGACGAAACAAAAGATGA